A single Leclercia sp. AS011 DNA region contains:
- a CDS encoding glycosyltransferase family 1 protein translates to MDELIRKALFKPYLKLNKQSNETQPDKWAECRSLLILHEGDSPTLAYFEAAIRSRFPGAVCQLVDTLTTPSIEVDKGTAIVVIRFVSSEWQREIVRNIDDLSQVVYFMDDDLFDPSALTALPKAYRTKIIRRSAAQHRWITTHCDTIWVSTPYLANKYAHLNPDVVPAQPTPRLLAVTRPVKIAYHGSSSHQAEKYWLREVVEGVLKQCPQASFEIFGEHEIYKLYRDLPRVTVLHPMSWQNYLDYTQHHRVDIGLAPLLESEFNMARGPVKFYDFVRMGAVGVYSNCAPYSDFIEQNINGVLLNNDPQKWIEALSLLVNSGQKRQTLANNAKEYTYSLMH, encoded by the coding sequence ATGGACGAACTGATCAGAAAGGCACTCTTTAAACCGTATCTGAAGTTGAATAAGCAGAGCAACGAGACGCAGCCGGACAAGTGGGCTGAGTGCCGCTCGCTGCTGATCCTGCATGAAGGAGACTCCCCGACGCTGGCCTATTTTGAAGCGGCGATCAGAAGTCGTTTTCCCGGCGCGGTGTGCCAGCTGGTGGATACCTTAACCACGCCGTCCATCGAAGTGGATAAAGGGACCGCCATCGTGGTCATTCGTTTTGTCTCCTCAGAGTGGCAGCGCGAGATTGTGCGCAATATCGATGACCTCTCCCAGGTGGTCTATTTTATGGATGACGACCTGTTCGATCCGTCAGCCTTAACGGCATTGCCCAAGGCCTACCGGACGAAAATCATTCGACGCTCGGCGGCGCAGCACCGCTGGATCACAACCCATTGCGACACCATCTGGGTCTCGACGCCGTATCTGGCTAACAAATATGCGCACCTGAATCCCGATGTGGTGCCCGCCCAGCCTACGCCACGACTGCTGGCCGTGACCCGGCCGGTAAAAATTGCCTATCACGGCTCCAGCTCGCACCAGGCAGAAAAATACTGGCTGCGGGAAGTGGTTGAGGGCGTGCTGAAGCAGTGCCCGCAGGCCAGCTTCGAAATTTTTGGCGAGCACGAAATCTATAAGCTTTACCGCGACTTACCGCGGGTGACGGTATTACACCCGATGAGCTGGCAGAACTATCTGGATTATACTCAGCATCACCGGGTTGATATTGGTCTGGCCCCGTTACTGGAGTCGGAATTTAATATGGCGCGCGGGCCGGTAAAATTTTATGATTTCGTGCGCATGGGGGCGGTGGGGGTTTACAGCAATTGCGCCCCGTACAGTGATTTTATCGAACAAAATATCAATGGCGTGCTGCTGAACAACGATCCGCAAAAGTGGATCGAGGCGTTGTCGCTGCTGGTCAATTCCGGGCAAAAGCGTCAGACACTGGCGAATAATGCGAAGGAATATACGTACTCGCTAATGCACTAA